A genomic window from Polaribacter gangjinensis includes:
- the uvrA gene encoding excinuclease ABC subunit UvrA has translation MKTDLATINPKENIIIKGAKLHNLKDIDVVIPRNKLVVITGLSGSGKSSLAFDTLYAEGQRRYVESLSSYARQFLGKLDKPKVDYIKGIAPAIAIEQKVNATNPRSTVGTSTEIYDYMKLVFARIGKTFSPISGNEVKKDSVSDVVNFIKEFVDGTKLLLLSPIYIPENRNLETVFQVLEQQGYARIKWQETVYRIPDFPLEIYKNEPIYLVIDRIITKNDEDFYNRLGDAIQTAFFEGKGTCFVENLETSKIFEFSNKFELDNLSFLEPNTHLFSFNNPYGACPTCEGYGNVIGIDEDLVIPNTGLSIYEDAIFPFKTDSFRHYKEDLVAVAYQFDIPIHKPWFELTEKQKELVWNGNKSFHGIHHFFEALEEKSYKIQNRVMLSRYRGKTKCQTCQGKRLRVEANYVKINDKTITDLVTLPLNELAAFFKNLHLTIYEEIVAKRLLVEIKNRLQFLNDVGLNYLTLNRPSNTLSGGESQRINLATSLGSSLVGSMYILDEPSIGLHPKDTERLIGVLKNLRDLGNTVIVVEHDEDIMKEADYIIDIGPEAGTYGGNVVAEGNFDEILQSNSLTAKYLNNQLKIEVPKKRRISKNSIQILGAREHNLKNIDVTFPLECLTVITGVSGSGKSTLVKKILYPIMQKKIAGYGDKIGQHTAVKGSYEFIKHVEFIDQNPIGRSSRSNPVTYIKAYDDIRTLFSNQKLAKIRNYQPKHFSFNVDAGRCEVCKGEGEVTIEMQFMADVHLECDACHGKRFKKEILEVTFAEKTIDDILNLTIDDAVSFFTENSAGKIAQKLKPLQDVGLGYVTLGQSSSTLSGGEAQRIKLASFLVKGATKEKALFIFDEPTTGLHFHDIKKLLASFNALIENGHSIIVIEHNIELIKCADYIIDLGLEGGIRGGNIIFQGTPEELIKNKISLTAPYLKEKLG, from the coding sequence ATGAAGACCGATTTAGCGACTATAAATCCCAAAGAAAATATCATCATAAAAGGTGCAAAACTCCATAATTTAAAGGATATTGATGTTGTTATCCCTCGAAATAAATTGGTGGTAATTACTGGTTTATCTGGCTCAGGAAAATCTTCTTTGGCGTTTGATACACTTTATGCTGAAGGTCAAAGACGTTATGTAGAAAGTTTGTCATCGTATGCAAGACAATTTTTAGGAAAATTAGACAAACCAAAAGTTGACTATATCAAAGGAATTGCACCTGCAATTGCCATTGAACAAAAAGTAAATGCTACAAATCCACGTTCAACTGTAGGAACTTCAACAGAAATTTATGACTACATGAAGTTGGTATTTGCTAGAATTGGTAAAACCTTCTCTCCTATTTCTGGCAATGAAGTAAAAAAAGATTCGGTTTCTGATGTAGTGAATTTTATCAAAGAATTTGTTGATGGAACAAAATTATTATTGCTTTCTCCTATATATATACCAGAAAACAGAAATTTAGAAACGGTTTTTCAAGTTTTAGAACAACAAGGATATGCACGTATAAAATGGCAAGAAACTGTGTATAGAATTCCTGATTTTCCTCTAGAAATCTATAAAAATGAACCTATATATTTAGTTATTGACAGAATCATCACCAAAAATGACGAAGATTTTTACAACAGATTGGGTGATGCTATTCAAACTGCATTTTTCGAAGGAAAAGGCACTTGTTTTGTAGAAAATTTAGAAACTTCAAAAATTTTTGAGTTTAGTAATAAATTTGAATTGGACAATCTCTCTTTTTTAGAACCCAATACTCATTTATTCAGTTTTAACAATCCTTATGGAGCCTGTCCAACTTGCGAAGGTTATGGAAATGTCATTGGAATTGATGAAGATTTAGTTATTCCAAATACAGGATTATCCATTTATGAAGATGCAATTTTCCCTTTTAAAACAGATTCTTTCAGACATTACAAAGAAGATTTAGTGGCTGTTGCGTATCAATTTGATATCCCAATTCATAAACCTTGGTTCGAATTGACAGAAAAACAAAAAGAATTGGTTTGGAATGGAAACAAAAGTTTTCATGGCATTCACCACTTTTTTGAGGCTTTGGAAGAAAAAAGCTACAAAATTCAAAACAGAGTGATGCTTTCTCGTTATCGAGGAAAAACAAAATGTCAAACCTGTCAAGGAAAGCGCCTGCGAGTTGAGGCAAATTATGTAAAAATAAATGACAAAACTATTACAGATTTGGTAACTCTTCCTTTGAATGAGTTGGCTGCATTTTTTAAAAATTTACACCTCACTATATATGAAGAAATAGTTGCGAAACGATTATTGGTTGAAATCAAAAATCGCTTGCAATTTTTAAATGATGTTGGTTTGAACTATTTAACTTTGAACAGACCATCCAATACACTTTCTGGAGGAGAAAGTCAGCGAATTAATTTAGCAACTTCTTTAGGAAGTTCGTTGGTAGGTTCCATGTATATTTTAGATGAGCCAAGTATTGGTTTGCATCCAAAAGATACTGAGCGTTTGATTGGAGTTTTAAAAAATTTGCGCGATTTAGGAAACACAGTCATTGTTGTAGAACATGATGAAGACATCATGAAAGAAGCTGATTATATTATTGACATTGGCCCTGAAGCAGGAACCTATGGTGGAAATGTAGTTGCTGAAGGAAATTTTGATGAAATTTTGCAATCCAATTCGCTAACTGCAAAATATTTAAATAATCAACTTAAAATTGAAGTTCCTAAAAAAAGAAGAATTTCTAAAAATTCCATTCAAATTTTAGGTGCAAGAGAGCACAATCTTAAAAATATCGATGTTACATTTCCTTTGGAGTGTTTAACAGTAATTACAGGAGTTTCAGGCTCAGGAAAAAGCACCTTGGTTAAAAAGATTTTATATCCCATCATGCAGAAAAAAATAGCAGGTTATGGAGATAAAATCGGGCAACATACTGCTGTAAAAGGAAGTTATGAGTTTATAAAACATGTCGAATTTATTGATCAAAATCCCATTGGTCGTTCATCAAGATCCAATCCAGTAACCTATATCAAAGCTTACGATGACATTAGAACGCTTTTTTCAAATCAAAAATTGGCAAAAATCAGAAATTATCAACCAAAGCATTTTTCTTTTAATGTTGATGCAGGACGTTGTGAAGTATGTAAAGGTGAAGGCGAAGTAACCATTGAAATGCAATTTATGGCAGATGTTCATTTAGAATGTGATGCTTGCCATGGAAAACGATTCAAAAAAGAAATTTTAGAAGTAACTTTTGCTGAAAAAACGATTGATGATATTCTGAATTTAACCATTGATGATGCTGTATCATTTTTTACTGAAAATTCTGCTGGAAAAATTGCACAAAAACTAAAACCTTTGCAAGATGTTGGTTTGGGATATGTTACTTTAGGACAATCCTCTTCTACTCTCTCTGGCGGAGAAGCACAAAGAATTAAACTTGCTTCATTTCTAGTTAAAGGAGCAACCAAAGAAAAAGCCCTTTTTATTTTTGATGAACCTACCACTGGATTGCATTTCCATGATATTAAAAAACTATTAGCCTCTTTTAATGCTTTGATTGAAAATGGACACTCAATAATAGTCATTGAACATAATATCGAATTGATAAAATGTGCAGACTATATTATTGATTTAGGTTTGGAAGGTGGAATTAGAGGAGGAAATATTATTTTTCAGGGAACTCCAGAAGAACTTATAAAAAATAAAATTTCACTCACAGCTCCATATTTAAAGGAAAAATTAGGATAG
- a CDS encoding TonB-dependent receptor produces MKKLLFLFLFFPTFLVAQKTTIVKGTVKNNLKQPIDKVSITYGNTGTETDENGNYSIRIPVNTEVTLVFSHISYRTLSEKITVNNRNGIRFSPILTLKTEELKEIVIKDNKKEAQGITKIDINKVKNVVGPNAGVENILMTLPGVNNNNELSTQYNVRGGNFDENLVYVNGIEVYRPFLIRSGQQEGLSFINTNMIQNINFSAGGFQARYGDKLSSVLDITYKKPTETATTIDASFLGGSATFEGQFLNKKLSTITGVRYRDNSLFVNSQQIEVNFRPKFTDVQTHLSYEFSEKFGLNFLGNFSLNNYNYKPLSRRTRFGTVANPLELIVFYNGQEQDNYLTLFGAFSADYKINENFTITTIASRYNTQEEEYFDIAAQYNLGEVDANIGSENFGEVQFSQGIGSQLNHARNDLDALITNFQVRGSINKDQKQWTFGAKYQKEDIRDRIREWEVIDSLGFSIRPPHHAGNNQPYEPFEGEIVPFQNIRKDNEVSINRVSGFVQFDERTFWNDHEIFYNIGVRAHHWSVTGNGIASKNQTIISPRAQFAIKPNWDKDMLFRISGGLYAQPPSYRELRDFNGNINVDVKAQQSIHLVTGMDYSYDMWERPFKLTVEAYYKDLNDVNAYTVDNVRIRYRADNAATAYAYGVDIRLNGEFVPGSESWVSLGYLKTEENINNQGFIARPTDQRIKFGILFQDYVPNLPNLKAYLNLVYNSGLPGGSPAYADVYQFQQRLRDYRRADLGISYVFTDANKRYQTGWLSNFKELTAGLELFNMFDIQNAITNTWVRDVYSKTQFGIPNFMTGRVLNFKIGMKL; encoded by the coding sequence GTGAAAAAATTACTCTTTCTATTCCTTTTTTTTCCTACTTTTTTGGTAGCTCAAAAAACAACCATCGTAAAAGGAACTGTAAAAAACAACCTAAAACAACCTATTGATAAGGTCTCAATTACTTATGGAAATACAGGAACAGAAACTGACGAAAACGGAAATTATTCCATCAGAATTCCTGTAAATACTGAAGTTACACTTGTTTTTAGTCATATTTCTTACCGAACTTTATCAGAAAAAATAACTGTAAATAATAGAAATGGCATTCGCTTTTCACCTATTCTAACTTTAAAAACAGAAGAATTAAAAGAAATTGTTATCAAAGACAATAAAAAAGAAGCGCAAGGAATTACAAAAATCGACATCAACAAAGTAAAAAATGTAGTTGGCCCAAATGCAGGTGTTGAAAATATTTTAATGACTTTACCTGGTGTAAATAACAACAATGAATTGAGTACACAATACAATGTTCGTGGTGGAAATTTTGATGAAAATTTAGTGTATGTAAATGGTATTGAAGTATATAGACCTTTTTTAATTCGTTCAGGACAACAAGAAGGTTTGAGTTTTATCAATACTAACATGATTCAAAATATCAATTTTTCTGCTGGTGGTTTTCAAGCAAGATATGGTGATAAACTCTCATCGGTTTTAGACATTACTTACAAAAAACCTACAGAAACTGCCACCACAATTGATGCTAGTTTTTTAGGAGGAAGTGCCACTTTTGAAGGTCAGTTTTTAAATAAAAAATTAAGTACCATAACTGGAGTTCGTTACAGAGACAATAGTTTGTTCGTAAACAGCCAACAAATTGAAGTGAATTTTAGGCCCAAATTTACAGATGTTCAAACACATCTTTCATATGAGTTTTCAGAAAAATTTGGCTTGAATTTCTTAGGAAATTTTTCGTTAAATAATTACAATTACAAACCACTTTCTAGAAGAACTCGTTTTGGAACAGTTGCAAATCCATTAGAATTGATTGTATTTTACAATGGTCAAGAACAAGATAATTATTTGACACTTTTTGGAGCATTTTCTGCAGATTATAAAATCAATGAGAACTTTACAATCACCACAATTGCATCAAGATACAACACGCAAGAAGAAGAATATTTTGATATTGCTGCCCAATACAATTTGGGTGAAGTAGATGCCAATATTGGCTCAGAAAATTTTGGCGAAGTTCAATTTTCACAGGGAATTGGTTCGCAACTCAATCATGCTCGAAACGATTTAGATGCGTTAATCACCAATTTTCAAGTAAGAGGTAGCATTAATAAAGATCAAAAACAATGGACTTTTGGTGCGAAATATCAAAAAGAAGATATTAGAGATCGTATACGCGAATGGGAAGTTATTGACTCTTTAGGATTTTCAATTCGTCCTCCACATCATGCAGGAAATAATCAACCTTATGAGCCTTTTGAAGGTGAAATTGTACCATTTCAAAATATCAGAAAAGATAATGAAGTTTCCATAAATCGTGTTTCTGGCTTTGTTCAGTTTGATGAAAGAACTTTTTGGAACGACCACGAAATTTTTTACAATATTGGCGTAAGAGCGCATCATTGGTCAGTTACAGGAAATGGAATTGCCTCAAAAAATCAAACAATTATAAGTCCGAGAGCGCAATTTGCCATCAAACCCAATTGGGATAAAGACATGCTTTTTAGAATTTCTGGTGGTTTGTATGCACAACCTCCTTCTTATCGTGAATTGCGTGATTTTAATGGAAATATCAATGTGGATGTAAAAGCACAACAGTCCATTCATTTGGTAACAGGAATGGATTACAGTTACGATATGTGGGAACGTCCTTTTAAATTGACAGTGGAAGCATATTACAAAGATTTGAATGATGTAAATGCATATACTGTTGATAATGTGAGAATTAGATATAGAGCAGACAATGCTGCAACTGCTTATGCTTACGGAGTTGACATTCGTTTGAATGGTGAGTTTGTACCAGGAAGTGAAAGTTGGGTAAGTTTGGGTTATTTAAAAACTGAAGAAAATATCAATAATCAAGGTTTTATTGCAAGACCCACAGATCAACGAATTAAATTCGGAATTTTATTTCAAGATTATGTTCCGAATTTGCCAAATTTAAAAGCGTATTTGAATTTAGTGTATAATTCTGGTTTGCCTGGAGGTTCTCCTGCGTATGCTGATGTATATCAATTTCAACAGCGTTTGCGCGATTATAGACGTGCAGATTTAGGAATTTCATACGTTTTTACAGATGCCAATAAACGATATCAAACTGGATGGTTATCTAATTTTAAAGAACTAACAGCAGGTTTGGAATTGTTCAACATGTTTGATATTCAAAATGCCATTACCAATACTTGGGTTCGTGATGTGTATTCTAAAACACAATTCGGAATTCCGAATTTTATGACAGGAAGGGTTTTAAACTTTAAAATTGGAATGAAGTTATAA
- a CDS encoding RNA polymerase sigma factor, whose amino-acid sequence MMRTNVTSDSLLVKNYILGDESSLEILINKHQQRLFSFIYSKVKDKDVANDIFQDTFIKVIKTLKKGNYNEEGKFLPWIMRIAHNLIIDFFRKNNRMPNFKNSDEFDIFSIISDDSLNAEKQIIQEQIFDDVRELINELPEEQKEVLIMRMYRDMSFKEISDNTGVSINTALGRMRYALINMRKLIEKHKIILIN is encoded by the coding sequence ATGATGCGTACAAATGTCACTTCAGATAGTTTATTAGTCAAAAATTATATTTTAGGAGATGAATCTTCTTTAGAAATTTTAATCAATAAGCACCAACAAAGACTCTTTAGTTTTATTTATAGTAAAGTAAAAGATAAAGATGTTGCCAATGATATTTTTCAAGATACATTTATCAAAGTAATTAAAACTTTAAAGAAAGGAAATTACAATGAAGAAGGTAAGTTTTTACCTTGGATAATGCGAATTGCTCACAATTTAATCATTGATTTTTTTAGGAAAAATAACCGAATGCCAAATTTTAAAAATTCGGATGAGTTTGATATTTTTTCAATCATCAGCGATGATTCCTTAAATGCTGAAAAACAAATTATTCAAGAACAGATTTTTGATGATGTGCGAGAGTTGATCAATGAATTGCCAGAAGAACAAAAAGAAGTGTTGATTATGCGAATGTATAGAGACATGAGTTTTAAGGAAATTAGCGACAATACTGGTGTTAGCATCAATACAGCCTTAGGAAGAATGCGTTATGCACTCATCAACATGAGAAAATTAATAGAAAAACATAAAATTATTTTAATTAATTAA
- the bshB1 gene encoding bacillithiol biosynthesis deacetylase BshB1 gives MKLDILAFGAHPDDVELGCGATIAKEIWLGKKVGIIDLTRGELGTRGSIEIRQKEATKAAEILGVCVRENLDFADGFFVNDKIHQLKVIEMIRKYQPEIVLCNAIDDRHIDHSKGSKLVSDACFLSGLIKIKTTVDGKIQDRWRPKQVYHYIQWKNIEPDFVVNVSGFLDKKVASVMAYTSQFYDPKSTEPETPITSKNFIDSIVYRARDLGRLIDVESAEGFTTERFVAVENFSKLI, from the coding sequence ATAAAACTAGACATACTTGCTTTTGGTGCACATCCTGATGATGTTGAATTGGGTTGTGGTGCAACCATTGCCAAAGAAATTTGGCTAGGAAAAAAAGTAGGCATTATCGATTTGACGAGAGGTGAATTAGGAACAAGAGGTTCTATTGAAATAAGACAAAAAGAGGCCACAAAAGCTGCAGAAATATTAGGAGTTTGTGTTAGAGAAAATTTAGATTTTGCTGACGGATTCTTTGTAAATGATAAAATACATCAGTTGAAAGTTATTGAAATGATTCGAAAATACCAACCTGAAATAGTGTTGTGTAATGCTATTGACGATAGACATATAGATCATTCAAAAGGAAGTAAATTGGTTTCAGATGCCTGCTTTTTAAGTGGCTTGATAAAGATTAAAACTACTGTTGATGGCAAGATTCAAGATCGTTGGCGCCCAAAACAAGTATATCATTACATCCAATGGAAAAATATTGAACCAGATTTTGTGGTAAACGTTTCAGGTTTTTTAGATAAAAAAGTAGCTTCAGTAATGGCTTATACTTCTCAATTTTACGATCCTAAAAGTACTGAGCCAGAAACCCCAATTACCAGTAAAAACTTCATAGACAGTATTGTATATCGAGCAAGAGATTTAGGAAGATTGATAGATGTGGAATCTGCAGAAGGGTTTACAACTGAACGTTTTGTGGCAGTTGAAAATTTTAGTAAATTAATTTAA
- a CDS encoding IS3 family transposase (programmed frameshift) has protein sequence MKTTQFTENQIVAMLKQQEQGVKVTDIARANGISDKTFYRWKSKYGGMDATELKRIKELEAENSKLKRMYADLALMNQALKDVIEKKPLTLCEKKELVTYITSNYAISERKACKIVTVPRSSFSYKAVVKQDDVFIKQLDLLVQKHVTIGFWQSYHRIRKSGTLVNHKKLYRIYTSMKLNIRRRSKKRLPARVKQQLFQPTQMNEVWSIDFMSDSLWNGRRIRLLNVIDDYNREVLMIETDTSLPTLRVIRCLAQIGERRGLPKMIRVDNGPEFISAKLDSWCKENEIKLIFIQPGEPTQNAFIERLNGTFRRDILNAYVFKSIQEVKDISQEWINDYNYNRPHKSLKNKSPIEYRLNE, from the exons ATGAAGACAACCCAATTTACCGAAAACCAGATTGTTGCCATGTTAAAACAACAAGAGCAAGGAGTTAAAGTTACCGATATTGCCAGAGCCAATGGTATATCCGACAAAACGTTTTATCGTTGGAAAAGCAAATATGGAGGTATGGATGCCACAGAACTAAAACGCATAAAAGAACTAGAAGCAGAGAATTCAAAGCTCAAAAGAATGTATGCCGATTTAGCACTGATGAATCAAGCATTAAAAGATGTGATTGAAAAAAAGC CTTTAACGCTTTGCGAGAAAAAAGAACTAGTCACTTACATCACAAGTAATTATGCTATAAGTGAACGTAAAGCGTGTAAAATAGTCACAGTTCCTAGAAGTAGCTTCAGTTACAAGGCGGTTGTTAAGCAAGATGATGTATTTATAAAACAACTTGATTTGCTGGTACAAAAACATGTAACCATTGGTTTTTGGCAAAGTTATCATCGCATACGAAAGTCAGGAACTCTTGTTAATCACAAAAAATTATATCGCATTTATACATCCATGAAATTAAATATAAGAAGACGTTCCAAGAAAAGATTACCTGCAAGAGTCAAACAACAACTATTTCAGCCAACGCAAATGAACGAAGTTTGGAGTATTGATTTTATGAGTGATTCTCTGTGGAATGGTAGAAGAATCCGATTATTAAACGTTATAGATGATTATAATAGAGAAGTATTGATGATTGAAACAGATACCTCATTACCAACACTAAGAGTTATTAGATGCTTAGCCCAAATAGGCGAACGTAGAGGATTACCAAAAATGATTAGGGTTGATAATGGTCCCGAATTTATAAGTGCAAAACTCGATAGTTGGTGCAAAGAAAATGAGATTAAACTCATATTTATCCAACCAGGAGAACCAACACAAAATGCTTTTATTGAAAGATTAAACGGGACTTTTAGAAGAGATATACTCAATGCTTACGTGTTTAAATCTATCCAAGAAGTAAAAGATATAAGCCAAGAGTGGATAAACGATTATAATTACAATAGACCACATAAATCACTTAAAAATAAATCACCAATTGAATACAGATTAAATGAATAA
- the pckA gene encoding phosphoenolpyruvate carboxykinase (ATP) yields the protein METINQIKKPSLRQYGIKNAKVFWDLPPNELQRITTEKRMGVETKNGTLAVNTGKFTGRSPQDRFIVKDNYTANKVWWGKINKPLSSENFDKLQQNVVEYLSNKELYASDAFVCAAPEFKTNIRTIAEYPWSSMFVYNMFLRLSEEDHENFQEDWLILCAPGYICENPEAYGIRQGNFSILDFTKKIALIGGSAYTGEMKKGIFSALNLILPIERNVLPMHCSANVGEAGDTAIFFGLSGTGKTTLSADPKRKLIGDDEHGWTADNTIFNFEGGCYAKVIDLTEEKEPDIFRAIKPGAILENVVFDENGEVDFADFSITQNTRVSYPIYHIDNIQEPSFAGNPTNIFFLTCDAFGVLPPISKLTPGQAAYHFISGYTAKVAGTEAGITEPVPSFSACFGEPFMPLHPTKYAEMLSKKMTEAGVNVWLINTGWTGGPFRVGSRIKLRYTRAMITAALEGKLDEVDFEQHPIFGLFMPKYCPGVPTEMLDPMNTWLQKGAYIGKAIHLAHFFHLNFEKFANEASKQIIEGGPLIDEHHNLSEHI from the coding sequence ATGGAAACAATCAATCAAATAAAAAAACCAAGTTTACGTCAATATGGTATAAAAAATGCAAAAGTATTTTGGGATTTACCCCCAAATGAATTGCAAAGAATCACGACTGAAAAAAGAATGGGTGTTGAGACAAAAAACGGAACATTAGCCGTTAATACAGGTAAATTTACAGGAAGATCGCCTCAAGACCGATTTATCGTAAAAGACAATTACACTGCTAATAAAGTTTGGTGGGGAAAAATTAATAAACCATTATCATCAGAAAACTTTGATAAACTTCAACAAAACGTTGTTGAATACTTATCAAATAAAGAATTGTATGCAAGTGATGCTTTTGTTTGTGCTGCTCCCGAATTTAAAACTAATATCAGAACCATTGCAGAATATCCTTGGTCAAGTATGTTTGTATATAACATGTTTTTACGACTTTCAGAAGAAGATCATGAAAACTTTCAAGAAGATTGGTTGATTCTTTGTGCGCCAGGTTACATTTGTGAAAATCCTGAAGCATATGGCATTAGACAAGGCAATTTCTCAATTTTAGATTTCACTAAGAAAATTGCCTTGATTGGTGGATCAGCCTATACTGGAGAAATGAAAAAAGGAATCTTTTCTGCTTTAAACTTGATATTGCCAATTGAAAGAAATGTATTGCCAATGCATTGCTCTGCAAACGTTGGTGAAGCTGGTGATACCGCTATTTTCTTTGGATTATCAGGAACTGGAAAAACTACATTATCAGCTGACCCTAAAAGAAAATTGATTGGTGATGATGAACATGGATGGACAGCTGATAATACTATTTTTAATTTCGAAGGTGGCTGCTATGCCAAAGTAATTGATTTAACAGAAGAAAAAGAACCTGATATTTTCAGAGCAATTAAACCCGGAGCAATTTTAGAAAACGTTGTTTTTGATGAGAATGGTGAAGTAGATTTTGCCGATTTTTCTATCACACAAAACACGCGAGTTAGTTATCCTATTTATCATATAGATAATATTCAAGAACCTTCATTTGCAGGCAATCCTACCAATATTTTCTTTTTAACGTGTGATGCTTTTGGGGTCTTACCTCCTATTTCAAAATTAACGCCTGGTCAAGCTGCCTATCATTTTATTTCTGGGTATACTGCTAAAGTTGCAGGAACTGAGGCTGGCATAACTGAACCTGTTCCTTCTTTTTCTGCTTGTTTTGGTGAACCTTTTATGCCTTTACATCCCACAAAATATGCTGAAATGTTGAGCAAAAAAATGACAGAAGCTGGCGTAAATGTTTGGTTGATAAACACAGGTTGGACAGGAGGTCCATTTCGAGTTGGCTCTAGAATTAAATTGAGATACACAAGAGCAATGATTACTGCTGCTTTGGAAGGAAAATTAGATGAAGTTGATTTTGAACAACATCCTATTTTTGGATTGTTTATGCCAAAATATTGTCCTGGAGTTCCTACAGAAATGTTAGACCCTATGAATACTTGGTTGCAAAAAGGAGCTTACATAGGCAAAGCAATTCATTTGGCTCACTTTTTTCACTTGAATTTTGAAAAATTTGCGAATGAAGCTTCTAAACAAATCATTGAAGGAGGCCCATTAATTGACGAACACCATAATTTGTCTGAGCATATTTAA
- the bcp gene encoding thioredoxin-dependent thiol peroxidase, whose translation MTSLKKGDKAPNFEAKDQIGNTIRLQDYLGKKLVLFFYPKANTPGCTAEACDLRDHYTVFLAKGYDIVGVSADAAKQQQSFTTKYELPFPLLADEDKEVIKAYGVWGPKKFMGKTFDGIHRTTFVIDENGFIEEIFAKVKTKEHATQILGK comes from the coding sequence ATGACATCACTAAAAAAAGGAGACAAAGCACCCAATTTTGAGGCAAAAGATCAAATTGGAAATACCATCCGTTTGCAGGATTATTTAGGAAAAAAGTTAGTATTGTTTTTTTATCCAAAGGCAAATACGCCAGGTTGTACAGCAGAGGCTTGTGATCTGAGAGATCATTACACTGTATTTTTAGCAAAAGGGTATGATATTGTGGGAGTAAGTGCTGATGCTGCAAAGCAACAACAAAGTTTTACTACCAAATATGAGTTGCCTTTTCCATTACTTGCTGATGAAGACAAAGAAGTAATCAAAGCTTATGGTGTTTGGGGTCCTAAAAAATTTATGGGAAAAACTTTTGATGGAATTCATAGAACCACATTTGTAATAGATGAAAATGGTTTTATTGAAGAGATTTTTGCAAAAGTAAAAACCAAAGAACATGCAACACAGATTTTAGGAAAATAA
- a CDS encoding endonuclease III domain-containing protein — MTKQERVNFIIQKLQEFYPEIPIPLNHKDPYTLLVAVLLSAQCTDVRVNQITPILFAKADNPFDMVKLTVDEIKEIIKPCGLSPMKSKGIYGLSKILIEKYDGEVPQSFEALEALPAVGHKTASVVMSQAFGVPAFPVDTHIHRLLFRWNLSNGKNVVQTEKDAKRLFPKELWNDLHLQIIWYGREYSPARGWDLEKDIITKTVGRKSVLDEYYKAKS, encoded by the coding sequence ATGACCAAACAAGAGCGCGTAAACTTTATCATTCAAAAATTACAGGAATTCTATCCAGAAATTCCCATTCCGTTAAATCACAAAGATCCCTACACTTTATTGGTAGCTGTCTTATTATCAGCACAATGTACTGATGTTCGAGTAAATCAAATCACTCCGATTTTGTTTGCAAAAGCAGACAATCCTTTTGATATGGTAAAACTCACTGTGGATGAAATCAAAGAGATTATCAAGCCTTGTGGATTGTCACCAATGAAAAGTAAGGGCATTTATGGATTGTCAAAAATATTGATTGAAAAATATGATGGTGAAGTTCCGCAAAGTTTTGAAGCTTTGGAAGCATTACCTGCTGTTGGCCATAAGACAGCGAGCGTTGTTATGAGTCAGGCTTTTGGAGTTCCTGCTTTTCCTGTAGATACTCATATTCACAGATTGCTTTTTCGTTGGAATTTATCGAATGGAAAAAATGTGGTGCAAACAGAAAAAGATGCTAAAAGATTGTTTCCTAAAGAATTGTGGAACGATTTGCATTTGCAAATTATTTGGTATGGACGTGAATATTCTCCTGCAAGGGGTTGGGATTTAGAAAAAGACATCATTACAAAAACGGTTGGAAGAAAATCTGTTTTGGATGAATATTACAAAGCAAAATCTTAA